The following nucleotide sequence is from Deltaproteobacteria bacterium.
CCGGAGAATGCTTCCCATGTATCCGTCCATGGCCCATTTCTCCTTTCTTAGGAAAGTTAGTGCAAGAGGGAACGGAAGGAAAATTCACCTTCTTTTAATAGATTTTCCGGGCGAAGTCAAGACATTTTTATGTCTGGCCCACCCCCAGTTTTTTATGTAGGAGCTTCCCAGCCCGGGCTGAAGGGCCATTCCCTCGGAATCAGAGGCACTGGTTCTTCATCGGGCACAGCGGGGCTTCAACCGGGATTTCTATGCTCTCCTCCGACCCCGCCCGCCTCTACGGAGGCAAACCGGGGACCCTGGGTCAATGCTTTGCCCGCCATGATTCCTCGATCATGGCCCTCCAGCCCGGGCGAAAACACAAAACTGGGGGTGGGCAAGATTTTTATGTTCCTGTTTTAATCCTCGATCCCGGCGATCCTTTTGGCAATGCGCTTCTTTTCCTCGAGATTGGCAGCGCGATGAAGGGAAATCATCTGGGCTTGGGTAGACCCTGCTCCATGCCAAGTCCCCGGTCCATGTAATCCGGCAGTCCAGTTCTGCAAGACCTTGGTGATCCTCATCCGCTTCTCTGCGGGCACGGCCGCTTTCAGGTATTTTTCCACATACCCTTTGGTTGCCGGGTTTTTCAGCTCTTGGAAAGATGGCATTGTGACCACCAGACCCCCGGCAATGTCCCCGGCCAGGGCCATAATCTGCCAGAATCCATGGGCGGTGGAAATCTTGGCCACGTTGCCGAACAGGTCATCGGGCATGAACACTCCCGAGCCGGAAGGTTCTTCCTTCCCTTTTACGGCCGCGGCAATGGCGCAGGCGTGAGAAGCCTCGGAGATGCGTACCATGTGGGTAATCGCTTCCCGTATGTGCGGGGCCTTTTCCGTACCGGCGTATTCCGCGGCCAACTGGGCGGCGCCAATGATGATGTCGGCGAATCCGACTTTGCAGGCCCCGCCGCAATTCATCCGGTGGGTCTTGGCGAAGCGCTGGATGAGAGAGCCGGCAAAATCCACTTCCCCGCACATAAAAACATTTTCTACGGGAATGAAGACGTCGTCAAAAACCATCAGGCAGGTTTCCCGTTGGCCGAACTGGGGATTCCCCAGGTAAAAGATGTCTTCCGCCTTTTCGCGTTCGGCCGATAGCGCATTGTATTGCAGGATGTAGGTGATTCCCTTCGCGCTGTTGGGTACGGCAAAAGCCACGGCATAGTCTTCCTCCCCTTTCCGTAAGGCTCCTCCAGGAATCACCAGAGTCTCATGGGCGCAGAAGGCACCGCTCTGGTGCATCTTAGCCCCCCGGACGACGATGCCGTCTGATCTTCTTTCCACCATATGGACGTACATGTCGGGATCGCCTTCCAGGATCCTCTTGGCTCGGTCCCCCTTGGCGTCGGTTACCGCCCCGCTTATCGCCAGGTCCTTCTCCTGGGTACGCTGTAAAAAAGCATTAAAACGGCGGCTATATTCTGTCCTCTTGACCCGGTCCATTTCCACAGTCACGCTGGCCAGGGCGTTAATGGCATCGCAACCCACACAGCGGTAATTGCAAGTGCCCAAGGTCTGAGAGGTGAGCAGGGCCATGTCGGCTCGCCGCTCCAAATCTCCGGTCGAGCGGTTCACGTGCAGGTTGCGGTTGATTTTCTGCCCGGTGAGGTGCGAGGTGGCGGTCATGACCCCTTCATTTCTGGGGTCGGCAGCCAGCTCATAAAGCTTGGCTGTGGCCTCGACCACGGCGCGGGTAACGGGGTTCGCGTAAAGGTTTTCCACCTTCTTCCCGTCCAGGTAAGCATTCACTTTTATCTTCTGGATGCTTTTCGTAAATTCTTCGGCAGTCATCAAACCCATATTATTCTCCTCAGAAAAATTTAGGACGAAGCTTGGCGCAGATATACGCCGAAAAAGTTTTTATTGATGAGAAACGCCGATCTTTTAATATTAAAAATCCTGAAAATCTGCGTACATCTGCGTCCAATAATATTTCAATTTCCGGGTTCGAGGATTTCTTCGCTGATGCCAGCCAATTTTTTGGCCATGGCGGCATACTTTTCCATCGGGGTCAGGGACCGGACCACCAGTCTGGCGCCATCGGGAGAACCACCGCCATGCATGCACCCCGGGACTCCGGCTCCGAGAGTCAGCCATTCGGTCAGGCGAGCTGCCCGGGCGCGGGCTTCCGGGCTGCACGAGCCAGCCTTGATGTACTTCTGAACCAATGGCCCATAACGTGCATCCATAAAATCCCGGTAAGAAGGAAAGCATCCTGTTTCCACGATCCCCCCGCCAATCTCCTGGCAGAGCCGTTTGGTCTCATAGGGCAGGGTGGCTACGTGAATCTTGTTGGCATGAGCGGTTAGGGAGTCAGGAACCCAGATTCCAGATGGATGGCGGCTGCCCAGAGCGATGGACCCGACACCCATGGTAAAAGTCGTTTCATTATTGACAGCCATTTCGACGAACTTGGAAGAGAAGGTGCGGGCGGGAAGACCGTTGGCCCGGGCCATGAGGACAGCGGCTCCGATCATGACATCTCCCTGGCCAGCCACGCAGGCTCCGATACAGGCTCGGTAGATGGCTGTAAAGATCTGGATGATCTTACCTGTATAGGCGAATTCCTGGCAAAGGAAGACCCGTTCTTCCGGCACGAAGACATCTTCGAAGATCAAATAAGCCTGGGTGATACCGGTTTCCGTGGGAATATCAAAGCCCTCCTCCTGTTCGCGGGTATCGCTGGGGCGCCGGGTCTCCACAATGGTCAAACCTTTCACGTCCCGCGGGACGGCACAAGCCACGGCAAAGTCCTTATCCGCCTCCCCGTAGGCCGCGCCGGGCAGGAGAAAGATTTCATTACTGGCGGCCACGCCGCAGATCATCAATTTCGCCCCTCTGAGGACAATGCCGTTTTCTCTTACTGCGGCAATTCTAAGGTTGGAATCGAGGTCAGACTGCTGGGAAGCCTTCAGGCTGCGATTGCCTTTGGCATCGGTTAAAGCTCCGGCGATGGTCCATCCTTCGGATTCAGCCTGAAGAACCCATTTCTTCAAACGGTCGTGATAGTCGGTCCCCAAGGCGCCATCGACCTCGTGAGTCACTGCCCACATAGTATTCATGCCATTCCAGCCAGCACAAAGAGCTCCTGTGCAGGTGCCAGTGAGCCGGTACATTTCGCGTTTGAACTTAGAGTTAAAGATCACATCCTCGGCAGATTGCATGAGCGAGTTGTGACGATGGATCTTCTCTCCGGTGAGGGCAGAAGTGGTGGTGAAAAGGCTGGAACGCCCAGAGTCGTTCGCCCCATCATACGCCCGGGCGTGGCTTTCCACTACCCGCCGAGTGGCCGGATGGGTGGTTACATCATCAATTTTTTCACCGAATTTATGCACGTTAGGGCGAAGCTTCTTCAAAGAAGCAAGATACTCGGCGCGGGTTTTAATGGCCATGAGGGCCTCCTTTCAAGGATGCATTCCGGTTACAATTTCTGGGCCTCTCACCCAGGGGGTGAGAGGGGTTGGATAATCTCTTTTAATCCAACGCGATTATACAGGCGATGATGAAAATCAGCAACCTTGAAAAATGTTTTTTGACTACTGGCCATCTTTCTTGCTTATTATTTTTCCCAAAATGAACGTAACCAGGACAATGATTCCAACCCCCAGAACACCCGAAAGAATATAGCCAAGGCTGGATTTAGTCAATCCCTGGCCCTCCCAATTTTTTAGGTTATAGTCGGGCACAGGAGCAGACCATAGATCCGCCAATTTTTTTAATCCAGCAGGAACATAGCCTACCATCTTTTCAATTTCCTCCAGACTCCATTCCCCCCAGGCCGGGCCTGATTTGAATATTTCAGGGAGGATGAGGCCGATGGGTGAAAGGATAACTAAGAGGACCAGCCCCCACCAGAGTTTGTTTGTTCCCTTCATTGGATCCTCCTGATTGGCTCCAGCATGGAAGGGTCAGAACGCTGGAAGTAGATGACCAGCAAGGCTGTGAGTACAGCTTCGATAAATCCGAATAACAGAAGATGCTGGGCAGCCATCACCGGCACGGCCACCTCCAGAGGGTAGGGAAAATACAAAGGCCTTCCATCGGGGCCTCTGGCCAGAAAGGGCTGTATGCCGAACATGACCGCCGTGGTCAAAGCCGCCACGTTCAAGCCGACGTATCCGGCCACGGCCCCGGCGATCCACTTGCGCCTGGATGTTGCCGGCGCCCCTTGGCCGATCAGGCGGTAAACCCAATACCCTACCATGGGCATCACGAAGGCCATGTTGAAACAGTTGGCCGCGATGGCTGTAATTCCCCCATCGCCGAAGAGCAAAGCCTGGATGACCAGGGCAATGGAAATGGCAATTAAAGCTGCCCATGGACCGAGAAGAATAGCCACGATCACTCCCCCAACGGCATGACCGGTGGACCCTCCCGGAATGGGAACGTTAAACATCATGACCACGAAGCTGAAGGCCGCTCCCAGGGCCAGAAAAGGGACCTGGCGCTGTCGTAAGGTGCGACGCACAAGCTTGGAGGCCAAGGCCCAAAGCGGAACCATTATACCATAGAGAACGCCGTAGGTCTGGGGCCCCAGGTATCCATCCGGAATGTGCATACAAACTCCCTTCTCGCCGAAAGAAATATTGCCCAACATTCAGAGCTATTTTGTTCTGATCCGGGAACCCGACTTTTCCCCTCCCCTTTCGACGGGGGAGGGAAGGGTGGGGGTGATAATGGCTTAAAATTAATAAGGCTTCCATTTTAACCCCCCTC
It contains:
- a CDS encoding 4-hydroxyphenylacetate 3-hydroxylase N-terminal domain-containing protein, whose product is MGLMTAEEFTKSIQKIKVNAYLDGKKVENLYANPVTRAVVEATAKLYELAADPRNEGVMTATSHLTGQKINRNLHVNRSTGDLERRADMALLTSQTLGTCNYRCVGCDAINALASVTVEMDRVKRTEYSRRFNAFLQRTQEKDLAISGAVTDAKGDRAKRILEGDPDMYVHMVERRSDGIVVRGAKMHQSGAFCAHETLVIPGGALRKGEEDYAVAFAVPNSAKGITYILQYNALSAEREKAEDIFYLGNPQFGQRETCLMVFDDVFIPVENVFMCGEVDFAGSLIQRFAKTHRMNCGGACKVGFADIIIGAAQLAAEYAGTEKAPHIREAITHMVRISEASHACAIAAAVKGKEEPSGSGVFMPDDLFGNVAKISTAHGFWQIMALAGDIAGGLVVTMPSFQELKNPATKGYVEKYLKAAVPAEKRMRITKVLQNWTAGLHGPGTWHGAGSTQAQMISLHRAANLEEKKRIAKRIAGIED
- a CDS encoding 4-hydroxyphenylacetate 3-hydroxylase N-terminal domain-containing protein — protein: MAIKTRAEYLASLKKLRPNVHKFGEKIDDVTTHPATRRVVESHARAYDGANDSGRSSLFTTTSALTGEKIHRHNSLMQSAEDVIFNSKFKREMYRLTGTCTGALCAGWNGMNTMWAVTHEVDGALGTDYHDRLKKWVLQAESEGWTIAGALTDAKGNRSLKASQQSDLDSNLRIAAVRENGIVLRGAKLMICGVAASNEIFLLPGAAYGEADKDFAVACAVPRDVKGLTIVETRRPSDTREQEEGFDIPTETGITQAYLIFEDVFVPEERVFLCQEFAYTGKIIQIFTAIYRACIGACVAGQGDVMIGAAVLMARANGLPARTFSSKFVEMAVNNETTFTMGVGSIALGSRHPSGIWVPDSLTAHANKIHVATLPYETKRLCQEIGGGIVETGCFPSYRDFMDARYGPLVQKYIKAGSCSPEARARAARLTEWLTLGAGVPGCMHGGGSPDGARLVVRSLTPMEKYAAMAKKLAGISEEILEPGN
- a CDS encoding PDGLE domain-containing protein; the encoded protein is MKGTNKLWWGLVLLVILSPIGLILPEIFKSGPAWGEWSLEEIEKMVGYVPAGLKKLADLWSAPVPDYNLKNWEGQGLTKSSLGYILSGVLGVGIIVLVTFILGKIISKKDGQ
- the cbiM gene encoding cobalt transporter CbiM, whose translation is MHIPDGYLGPQTYGVLYGIMVPLWALASKLVRRTLRQRQVPFLALGAAFSFVVMMFNVPIPGGSTGHAVGGVIVAILLGPWAALIAISIALVIQALLFGDGGITAIAANCFNMAFVMPMVGYWVYRLIGQGAPATSRRKWIAGAVAGYVGLNVAALTTAVMFGIQPFLARGPDGRPLYFPYPLEVAVPVMAAQHLLLFGFIEAVLTALLVIYFQRSDPSMLEPIRRIQ